The genomic window TGGTGGATTCTTCACTGAAGGATACAGAACTCAGATATGCTGTGCATGTGATAAAGAAAATATAGTCCAAAATTTCATCCTGATGTAGAGGTTAGAAAAGCTATTCTAATACTTGTCTTTGTTTCCCACTgtccaaacaagaaaaaaattaaattgattttcCTCATGCTGGGacagttttggaagaaaatataattcCAGCAGAACTACACTAAAATACATGACTGATAATCTTATCTATGTGTGGCAAACATCTACAAaacataacattttatttatgttaagGCAATGAATTCTGCTGCTTAATTAATTCAGTAAATATGTGCTGGAAAATTACATGGGTCTTATGGCTGGAAGGATGCTGTTATTTAGAACATGGTTATCAGGACTGAGCCATCCCTTACCCAAGGCTACAGCAGAGCACTTTCTGGTGAGTACACTTTTTTCTGGCAGTTTAGGAACTTAAATCCTCACCTCGTTCTCACATCTGTTAATTACTTCTccatcttctgaaaaaaatactacttGTTGTGTCCCTCAAAAATAcagtattatttaaaaataaatcaaaacacaaTACAAATTATCcataacaaaccaaaacaaaaacaactgtccaagactgagcaccaagatgtttcctattaccacccaagtagcagttgcatctggacagttttccttatctcctgttaatgggcccatcaatgtcttgccacatgactcagagataacactctgttaaacagttctgtttaacaggtgattaagaacacaccttgtgactcaaaataacatcagcccattgtgagatgctccacccagggggagaagctaggcattcccacctggataaatccagggatttctagacaggAAGggagcctttccacaggtttccaagaagacacagcaaccacatctgccactccaatttggactgctaccagcacgctggccaaagaggtgtcaggttgtattctgactttgccagtgatcttccttttgtatcattgcatgtatttttgtgttctttttttcttttcccaataaattgtatttctgacttggagtctctcactggttttgctttcaaaccaggaCATATTTTTGGCGCCCAACGTGGGGCAAGAAGGTACTGAGAGAAGTCAGAATTACAATTTTGTATTGTAGAGGGTACCTATTCATTATGATGCTTAACATGCTTTTTTGGGTCTTATACCTAGCTCTCTATATTTTCCCGAACGTGGGGAATTATCTGGCAGTTGTAATGCTCATGTGTAAACCAGGGTATGGTATGAGAATTGCTTTATTGATCTATTATGTCTATTGCATTATAACCTCTGAGGCAATGAACATGATTTGGAATATGTACTCAATTCTGTTTGCTTGTCCTAATCTAGGCTGCTACGTCTGGGGCCTCAGCAACcacacccagcccctggggGGAGGGGTAAAGATTGATTTTTTCCACCCTTTCAGGCTTGACAcagcagtttttgaaaatgttaagtTCCCTCTGGATGCCAAGGACAGCATAATGTTGTTGTTagttctgctttctcttctctgcaCAGTCTGCAACATgcttagaaacaaaacactacATAGTGTGATGCAGCAAAACATACATAGTGTGATGCAGTGTCTTcttgaggaagaagaaacaaggagcaaagcagcagtgTCCGTATCCATACAAAATGCCACAACAGCATCCATGTTGACGCAGActgtcacagaggaggaaggaagcaaaagcaaaacaacagtgtccgtGTCTATGCAGACTGCCATGGAGGAGGAAACCAAAAGCGAAGCAAGGGTGTCTATGTCTACACAGACCgacacagaggaggaaggaactGAAAGCGCCATCAGCATCTCCACACAAACCATCACCAAACCAGAGCAGCCTGAACCAATAGTAGTTGCCCCCgttcagaagaagaaatcaaggaGCAAATCAGTCCGCATAGTGACTGATGAGGATGCTGCAGGACCTTCGCacccagcagaagaaacagaaccAGAGATCATCACTCGCTCTATCCCTGGGTGAGCTGCGTGACCTGCGGAGGGAATTCACCCGCCAGACAAACGAGTCCATCCTGACCTGGCTGCTCCGcatctgggatgctgcagccaatGACACCATTCTGGATGGAAGTGAGGCCAGGCAACTGGGATCACTGTCCCGGGATGTGGTCATTGACCAGGGGATCGGGAGAACCCAAGAAACTCTCAGCCTCTGGCGGCGACTGCTTGCAAGTGTGAGGGACAGATACCTTTGTAAAGAAGACCTCCAGGTGCACCAAGGAAAATGGAACACCATGGAACAAGGTATCCGATGCCTGAGGGAATTGGCTGtgttggaaataattttcttagaaGACGAGAGATTTCCTAAGAGTCCAGACTGTGTCCAGTGCACATCGCAAATGTGGTTGAGATTTGCACGGCTTGGACTAGAGATGTACTCCCATTACCTGGCAACACTGCAGTGGAGGGAAGGCGAGGACAGGGTGGGCATCTTAGCtaataaattaagaatttatGAGGATACTGTCACCGCCCCATTTTGAACCCATGTCTTGTCTGTGGAAACAAGGTTGGCTGAGCAAGTCCGGGACTTGATTGAAGAAAGTCATCAGAAACTAAAAAAGGAACTTAAGGAAGAAGTCTACCATATTTCACCAGAACCAACAAGAGTCTCTGCCATTAGGAGCCGGCGTTCCCAAGCCAAGGAGAAAGGATACACTCCACGAGGaaacctctgtttttttcttcaggagcatGGAGAAGACATGAAgaagtgggatggaaaacccACCTCTTCTTTAGCAGCCCGAGTACGTGAACTAAAAAGAACACCTAACACAAAAAGCTCATCTAGCGTCAATGCTGCTCCAgtctctcacacacagaattccagacaaTATAGGAATGATGATATAACTGACCCTCTTGAAGGAACCTCAAGAACCTATTTACAGGAAGAGAGCAACGTGTACCATGACCAGGaatagaggggccctgcctctagccaggtagaggacAGGGACAATCAGATCTATTAGACTATGTAGATTCGATGGCCTGGCACGTctgaaccacaaaaatatacagCTTTGGTTGACACCAGTGCCCAATGTACCCTGATGCCATCAAGATATGTAGGAGCAgaatccatttctatttctggggTAACAGGAGGATCCCAGCAGCTTACTGTATTGGAGGCTGAAGTGAGTTTAACTGGGAATGGGTGGCAGAAACACCCCattgtgactggcccagaggccccatgcatCCTTGGCATAGACTATCTCAGAAATAGATATTTCAAAGGCCCAAAAGGACATCACTGGGCTTTCGGAATAGCTGCTGTAGAGGCAGAAGATATCAGAAAGCTGAATACTTTACCCAGTCTCTCAGACGACCCCTCTGCTGTAAGACTGCTGAAAGTTGAAGAACAACATGTACCAATTGCCACAGCAACAGTACACTGTCAGCAATATCATACCAGCAGAGACTCTGTGATCCCCATCCATGAGATGATTCGTAAACtcgagagccaaggggtggtcagcaaggCCCATTCACCTTTCAACAGCCCTATATGGCCAGTGCGCAAGTCCAGTGGGGATTGGAGACTGACAGTAGATTACCGTGGCCTGAATGAGGTCACaccaccactgagcgctgccaTGCCAGACATTTTGGAACTtcagtacgagctggagtccaaggcagcaaagtggtatgcGACCATCGATATTGCAAACGCcttcttctccattcctttggcagcagaatgcagaccTCAGTTTGCCTTCACCTGGAAGGGAatgcagtacacctggaaccgactgccccaggggtggaagtgcagtcccaccatctgccatggactgatccaggctgcactggaaaagaatgAGGCTCCTGAACATCTACAGTATattgatgacatcattgtgtggggaggcacagcaggggaagtcttcgaaaaaggagaaaaaattatccAGATTCTGCTGAAAACTGGTTTTGCCATTAAGCGAAGCAAGGTTAAGGGACCAGCTcgagaaattcagtttctaggagtcaagtggcaagatggacgtCATCAGATCCCGACAGAAGTAATCGACAAGATCACTGCTATGTCTCCACCTGTCATCAAGAAGGAgacacaagctttcctaggtgccataggcttttggagGATGCACATTCCCGAGTATAGccagattgtgagccctctctacctggtcacccgcaagaagaacgatttccactggggccctgagcagcaacaagctttcaCCCAGATCAAGCAGGAAATAACTGATGcggtagcccttggcccagtcaggacaggaccagaggtAAAGAACGTGCTCTATTCTGCAGCCGGGAACAATGGcttgtcctggagcctttggcagcaAGTGCCTGGGGAGACTCGGGGTCGACCACTGGGATTCTGGAGCCGGAGCTACAAAGGCTCTGAAGCAAACTACActcccacagagaaggaaatcttggctgctTATGAAAGAGttcaagctgcctcagaagtaATTGGCACCGAAACgcagctgcttctggcaccCCGGctaccagtgctggggtggatgtttaaaggaaaggttCCTTCCACACATCATGCCACAGACACCACATGGAGTGaatggattgccctcatcactcAGCGTGCCTGTACTGGAAATCCGAATTGCCCTGGGATTCTGGAAATTATAACAAACTGGCCTGAAGAGGAGACTTTTGGATTGTCTTCTGAAGAAGAAGAGCAAGTGGCACATGCCGAGGAGGCCCCACCATATAATGAGCTACcggaaactgaaagaaaatatgccCTTTTTACGGATGGTTCCTGCCGAATCATAGGCACTAGTCGGAAACGGAAAGCTGCAGTgtggagccccacacgacaaGTGGCACAAGCTACTGAGGGACAAGGTGGATCAAGTCAGCTTGCAGAGCTTAAAGCTGTCCAGCTGGCTTTGGATATTGCTGAGCGAGAGAAGTGGCCGAGGCTCTATCTCTACACCGACTCATGGATAGTAGctaatgctctgtggggatggctgagtcGCTGGAAAAAGGCCAACTGGCAGCGCAGAGGGAAACCCATCTGGGCCGCCGAGATCTAGCAGGACATTGCCACCCGAGTAGAGAAGCTGACCGTGAAGATTCAACACGTGGATGCACACATACCCAAGAGTCGGGCTACTGAAGAGCATCACGACAACGAACAGGCAGAACGAGCTGCCAAGGTGAAAATATCACAAGTAGACCTAGATTGGCAGCATAAAGGAGAATTATTCCTAGCTCGTTGGGCCCATGATGCTTCTGGTCATCAGGGGAGAGACGCAACATATCGATGGGCCTGTGACCGAGGGGTGGACCTTACTATGGACAACATCTCACAGGTCATGCACGACTGTGAGACCTGTGCTGcaatcaaacaggccaagcggaTGAAGCCTCTGTGGTACGGTGGGCGATGGCTGAAATACAAGTATGGGAAAGCCTGGCAAATTGACTATATCATGCTTCCCCAAACctgccaaggcaagcgctatgTACTGACCATGGTGGAAGCaaccacaggatggttggaaacctaccctgtgcctcatgccaCTGCCCGGAACACCATCTTAGGCCTAGAAATGCAGGTCTTGTGGAGACACGGCACCCCTGAGAGAATTGAGTCGGACAATGGGAcccatttcaagaacagccttatcaacacctgggccagagaacatggcattgagtggatATATCATATCCCCTATCATGCACCAGCTGCCGGGAAAGTTGAACGATGCAATGGACTGCTTAAGACCACCCTGAAGGCACTCGGTGGGGGAAACTTCAGGAATTGGGAATTGAACTTAGCAAAAGCTGCCTGGATGGTCAACACCCGAGGGTCCATCAGTcgagctggtcctgcccagtctgaacccttgcacacagtggatggagataaagtccctgtggtacatatgaaaggtattttaggaaagactgtttggattaatcccaccccaggcaaagacaaacccatccgtgggattgtttttgctcaaggaccCGGTTATACTTGGTGGGTAATGCAGAAGGATGGGGAAACCCGTTGTgtactgtgaaaaatgcatattttatgattggcttttcgcaatagttacaatgaatgttatatgtgtaatgttggaaagttatgctgtattaattctctcaagtagtgtgttgaatgtatttttaggttataacacaatgttaaaatagaaactatactatgtaagatactttataactagctcaagaaagagatgggataatcaaggaattcttcgcacaaagataacaattacagaaacctctaaattttccagaggagaggaatttatggctttccttatcaacagaaacgaacttcttcaagcctgacttagactcgaaggcgcctgggaattaacagaaactttttgacaagtaccagacgaatttcttgttttaaataaaatatatgcataatcatgaagtgttttgtatatgcaacaggctattgcttttaaggttattcctttgttcacaagacATGCTTGTtgtggcttaagtgcccgagagcatccggacgtccgtaattttttgctttttattgtcttttcattgtcctaactctaaatttttattactctaattgtattactatttttataaccattttattattattaaactttaaaaattttaaaaaccaagtgattggcgtttttcacatgTACCACAAGGAAACTTAGTCTTAAGTGAGGACTATGTGTAAGGTTTCATCATGATGCAGATGGAAATAGGAAAAGGGGTGGATaatgtccaagactgagcaccaagatgtttcctattaccatccgagtagcagttgcatctggacagttttccttatctcctgttaatgggcccatcaatgtcttgccacatgactcagagataacactctccaggagccagttctgtttaacaggtgattaaggacACACCCCATAACTCAGAATAACATCAGCctattgtgagatgctctgcccagggagagaagctaggcattcccacctggataaatccagggatttctagacaggAAGggagcctttccacaggtttccaagaagacacagcaaccacatctgccactccaggaggactgcagccactccaatttggactgctaccagcacgctggccaaaggggtgtcaggttgtattctgactttgccagtggtcttccttttgtatcattgcgtgtatttttgtcttttgttttcccttttcccaataaattgtatttctgacttggagtctctcactggttttgctttcaaaccagaacaacaaccaaaccaaaaaaaccccaactaacccccaaaccccaacaaaccTCTGAATGAATTGCAGCATTACATACTTAATTAGTTATTACAGTTATCCCCCATACATCTGGTCAATTAAAGATCCCTGCTCTTTCATGCTACACCGgtgtaaatgttttattttactgatcTTTAGTAACAATCTGACTTAGACCAGATGAACTAAACCACCCGATCATCTTGTGCCAATTTTGCCCATACTGTATTGGCATAAGCTTCTGCATTTATACAAATTTTCTTGCATGGAAAATTCACAGTTTTTCCTTGCATAActcctgcccccagcccagcccatacacacacagacataaCTCACACACTTTAGgacatttttttaagaagagtTTTTTCTTGATAGACCTCTTGTCACAAGGAGTCAAAAAGTACATTCAAAGGGTTGCATATTTCCTGTAAACCTGCTACACCTTGAGCTCCTTCAGCTGTTAGAATAACTCACAGCTCAGAGGGTGTGCGGGGCTGCCTTGCCCAGGAGGCAGAGATGTGGAATCTGAACTCAGCAAGGCAAGGTGATGGCTGGAGACCTAAATGCAGGGAAGCTCTGCCAACACTGACTGCTCTCATAGCTATGAGGTGACAGGCAGTGACAGctttccatttcatttcttGCAACCATGCCTGtcagtgtttctgtgtttgtatTAATGAGAAGGGTAGAAAGCAATTTTGTGGTTTAATGACAGGGTGAAGCAGAGTCTGAGTTCAGctgatttccttttttagtttgatgacattttttctgtcttaagtCTCACAACCAAGGCCATAATTTTGGCAGTGCTCAGAATCCAGGATCtgtggcctcagcagcagccaagtgTCCTCTGTCAACCTGTTTGATTTGAACTGAGTAAGCAAAACTGTGAGTGCTTTTGGCTTCttttagagacagaaaaagTACTCAACTCAAAACTTGTTTGTTGAATTCTCTGGAAGATCTGACTTACTCAAGTAAGATTTTGGGGTACTTGTGATGTCAGAATGCAAATTTTCTGTTGATCATTCAGACACTCGGTAAGCCAGACCAATAATGGTCTTCTAAATGTTTTAACACAGCTGATTGAAATAAAATCACTTGAAATTTTGGCTTCAATCTGCAATGGTGTTTCAAATATGAGAATATTCATTTGAGGGAGGAACAGAATGTTTTGATTTACATATACCTTTATTAAACTTAtactttgaaatatattttaccaAGCAGACTTTCAGTTCAATTACAGCAATTGCTTTTCAGTCAGCTAGATAAGGGAAGTATTCACACACACATCTGCAATACCCTCCTTGTCTGTAACTCCACCTCTGTGAACTCCTTGAAGTTCCAGAGTTGTGGTgtaatgtaagaaaataatgagGCACAGCATCAGAGTTTAAAAGGTTGGGTGGTCCTGGCAGGGTCTGCACCAAGACAACCAGACCATAGAGACAGAGGCTGCACAGGATGCAGCTCCTTGTCCTCTGCCAGCCACCACCAATCCCAGTACAATGGTCCAAAATCCCTTCTTGCCTCGGGCTGTTGTCATCATTTGGAGCCATTAGGACTTCAGGCACTTCTTTCTCCATGACAAGAGCACTCTCTCAGCCTGagggctggctgctgggagcccagggtGCTCTGTGCATCCCCACATGGCTCTGCCCAGGAACATCTGCTCAGGTGACAGTCCCTGGTCTCTATTCTTGGGGCTTCTGCTCTGCCTCGCTGGGAGGGGCCATCACGTCCAGGCAGTTCAGTCCAGTCCCTGCACAAGATAttccccttttttgttttaaaggcagaatttgctctctctgcagccccactgcactgggggcacaggggcactTTGCATCAGTTTTTGGGGCTGTGTGACTTCTGCCTTGCTTGCCCAGTGAAATGGTTCCCCTTGGTGCTGTTCAGCAGAAGTGGGGCACCTAACCCAGGAAAGAATTCCTTTCCAATTTCTTTTGGCATCAGTTTTTTCACTGGCACAATGACAGGCCAGGCATCCACCCTGGGAACCACACAGACACATTTCACATGACAGCATTTTGCTCCATGCTGAGCATTGCCCAGGCAAGGGAgatgctggagctgtggctgggggTGTCCATGTGGCCCCTGTGACCTCACTGGTGACATCAGCTCTGGAAGCTCTGGTGTAACAAGGGCCTTCGCTGGCCAACTGTGACCTCACTCGTGATTTTGGTCCTTCCAAACTTTTATGTCACAAAGGACCAATTGTGCTGTAACTGGTGACATCAGCCTGCAAACCTCTGCAATCACAAGGGATTCCATCCTGGCCAACTGTGACCTCACTGGAGATGTTGGTTCTTTGAAGCTCTCGCGTCACAAAGGCCAGCTGTTTGCCTGTGACTGATGCTCATGGACACTAACGCTTTCCCTTAATAGGAAGAGGAGCCACAGAGCTCGGCTGCGGCGCGGGGCTGCGGATGCCAATAAAGGCCAGCAATGTTCACCAGGGTGTgcgtgtccctgcctgtccttgCGTGTCCATGGGTGCCCGTGCATGTCCCggctgtgcctggctgtccCTGAGTTTCTGTAGGTGCCCGTTTATCCACTGTCAAATCTCTCTTGTGCAGGTGGTGGGGTCCTGAATCCCCAAGTGAAGGGAACACAGAGTGAGGTCTGCAGAGAGCTGTGAGGTCATCAAACACAAACATTAACCAAAACTACCAATCCCACCCCTAAGCTATGTCCCAAGAGCCACATTTACATCCTCCACCACGCCCCTGCAGAACCTTGTGGAATGGGCCACGGAAAAAGTCACCAGGAAATAAGAAGACACTTCAGGGCCTTCAGGGTGAGGGCAATGTCACTAAGTGGGAGCTTTCCCTGAGTCAGTGACAAATCGCTCCTGTGGAAGTGATGGGGCCCTGAATCCCTAAATGAAGGGAACACAGAGGGAGGTCTGCAGAGAGATCTCAGGTCGCCAAATCCAAACGTTAACCAAAACTACCAATCCCACCCCTAAGTCATGTCTCAAGTGCCAAATTTACCCCCTCTTTAAATCCCTCTAGGAATGGTGACAccaccacagccctgggcagtctgttccaatgtttgacaACACTTTTTGGAGAAAAAACCTTTTCACACAGCCAACTAAACCTTCCCAGATGGATCTCTCAGCACCTTTCTCtcatcctttctctttttccctgggagaagagcctggTGCCAGCTGGCTACAGCCCTGTCTACTGCACCTTGGCAGGTGCTGTCCTCAGCTCTTTGGGTCTCTGTTCTGGGCAGTCCATAGGAGTTAGAGGTTTTGATCAGGATGGTAGAACCAAACAGCCTTGGACAAGTAGATAAAAGATATAACTTAGGCAAACAGAAGCCATGCCAAATGCAAGCAGGacaccagctcagctctgcaagtCTGACAAAGCACAAGTTAGGCAAAACAATGATATTGTGCATACTCAAAAGCAGGGGTCGAGGAACAGGTTAAGGAACAGCACCTAAAAAGGACACCAGATGTTGAAGTCAGACCCCGAAGAACCATACAAGAACTTCCAGTAGGGGTGTGACCATGTCAAAGTTAAGGAAGTAGGGATAGCTGATGAATGTGTAATCAATGTGTGAGATAAAATCTCTGTTCACCCAGCACTCAAGGCACTTGAATGGAGGAAGGATGCCTAAATGCCCACTGCTGCAATAAAGAATAGCTGCTTTCTAGTACTCAAATTGTGCTAGAATGTTTCTATCTGGCCAATTTCAGTGTCATTACCCATTCTCAAAATGTTCAGTCGTGGTCTGGTctttctgcagcagaagcagaaataaaaggtCCTTCTGGTAGTCTCTGGTGACTTGATTCCTGTTCTTGCCAAAATGCATGGATGGCATGTGGTCACTTTATAAAAGATGATGGGAAATATCAAAGGGTCATCCCTGGTGTCCTAAACACCAGTTGGAGACACAGTGCACacaatgggaaagaaaattaaaacatgaagtTTATGGATGTTGATAGCTCTCCAACACAGacatttttagaagtttaattacaacttgtattttttcttcttttgaagtagtctgcaaagaaaatataatagaAATGGCCATTTCTTTCCATGCACAGCAAGGACATCACTACTCATTGAGTAACTGGCACCCAGCAGTGTCAGCTCCCTACTGAGCACCATGTTGGTGATGGTACCACACAGGTAATGAAAGGGGCAGCCAAGAGAAGGGATGTGGAGGCTGGAGCCCAGGAGCACCCGAGGATCCACAGGATGCCTGGGACTCTATTTTTATCACGGGAACCTCACCTTCAGGGCCAGTTCCTCCAAAGCAGAACAGTGAAAACTGCACCAGCTGTGCAGTTTCAGTGTCTCTGAGCACCAGGCACTGGTGGGTGTTCCTGAGCCAGTTCCACTTGGGATGTGCCATTCCACCTTCCTTCCCAACTGCCGCACTGGATCTCCAGACAATAGTAGTTTGCTTTCCTGTTTCTCGAGTGATCGAGCACATGTTTGCTCCTGAAAGCTGAAGGCACCTGACAAATGAACTTCAGTAGTACCAGAAGATCCCTGTGTAACAAATGACTGCCTTCCATTGCCACAAGCACCATCTCAGCATTTATGCTTGACTTAACCCACCCTGTATAAGACAGATGACAAAACTAAATTATAtatggggctttttttcttcctcgttttgttttttgaaaggCTGCTGCTATTAGAGAACATCCAAGTAGCACAGGAGTCCTATGTAATTACTGATTTAGCTCCGAGGGTATCCATACCAGCCTCACACTGGACCTAATAACAAGGTAAGTTTAAAGAGAATACGAAGTGCAAGTTGagttttcctcctcctgatTTGGCATATGCTATAATCAAGACTGAATCAGCTGAGCTTGATTCCATCGTGGAATGCCCTGAATGCATGCCTTTGGCAATATTCACATCAGTCTGGCCAtggtgctgcagcctgggctggatgtccagcagagcctggaaggACACAAATGTCAGAGCCATTGCCTGGTGGGAAAAAGGGGGCTCAGCAGGTCTGGGTGGGAGGAAGCAGGGGGCTGGAGACACCCAGCATAT from Vidua macroura isolate BioBank_ID:100142 chromosome Z, ASM2450914v1, whole genome shotgun sequence includes these protein-coding regions:
- the LOC128822300 gene encoding uncharacterized protein LOC128822300, which produces MGLMAGRMLLFRTWLSGLSHPLPKATAEHFLVSKKTQQPHLPLQFGLLPARWPKRCQDIFLAPNVGQEALYIFPNVGNYLAVVMLMCKPGYGMRIALLIYYVYCIITSEAMNMIWNMYSILFACPNLGCYVWGLSNHTQPLGGGVKIDFFHPFRLDTAVFENVKFPLDAKDSIMLLLVLLSLLCTVCNMLRNKTLHSVMQQNIHSVMQCLLEEEETRSKAAVSVSIQNATTASMLTQTVTEEEGSKSKTTVSVSMQTAMEEETKSEARVSMSTQTDTEEEGTESAISISTQTITKPEQPEPIVVAPVQKKKSRSKSVRIVTDEDAAGPSHPAEETEPEIITRSIPGLAEQVRDLIEESHQKLKKELKEEVYHISPEPTRVSAIRSRRSQAKEKGYTPRGNLCFFLQEHGEDMKKWDGKPTSSLAARVRELKRTPNTKSSSSVNAAPVSHTQNSRQYRNDDITDPLEGTSRTYLQEESNVYHDQE